The Capra hircus breed San Clemente chromosome 11, ASM170441v1, whole genome shotgun sequence genomic interval AAGGAGGAATCAGACTGCTGGACCCATGTAGACATGACTTAAAACTTAAAGCAAGGTTAAAAAGCACAGTAAAAGTTGTTGACATTGCAGCTGTACTGTAATAACTTTGAATGGAGATAGATGGCTAGTAGACTTGTGATGATTTTATAATGTATGCAAATGTTGAATCACTGTGTAATTCACGTGAATCATAATATTTTacgtcaactacacttcaattaaaaaaaagaaaaaaaaagaatagttgaCATTGTCTTTAAAGAATTAGGTTATgagcatataaaataaaataaacattcattACCTCCAAATTTGGATTCCTCAAATTTGCTTTCCATCCAAACTGTTTCATAAGAGCAATTCCAATTACTCTTCCTACCTCCTGAAAAGGCAACAGgttaaaaaaagataagaatactaaaaatgaaaattttaagtttaaatgtAAGCAAAAAAACTGGCAGGGAAATCAATCATACTATCCGATGGTAATTTAAGGTTACAATATTAAAATACTACACGAAAGCATTTTCTATTCAAGGCAATAAGGGTGCACTGTGCCTCTTCCACCCCAACAAATCTTATGGCATTGACGTTTACTTGTGTGTAACCTCTCTCCTTGTAATTTCAGACACGTGAAATAACCAGATTGTGGCCTGATAAATATGGTCATTCTAGGTCCCAGGAAATAGATGcaaactgaaagatgaattaTTTTAGCTATGGCAATCctgaatgtttaaaaattaccCGTTTAGTAGCATTAGGTTCAGACTGAAGAGTCTGTCTGATTTCAAGACTGGCCCAAGGACCCACACCTATGCCCTCTATATCACTAAATTTTTCAGGGTCCTTTTGTGGTGTTCGCTCTCCTTTTAAGTACACCTGTGTATCTCAGTCTggtcctgggaagatcccacatgcaagaCCTGGTACAGAGCAACCACTCAATCAACACAGAACCAAACTGAAGAGAAAGCCAAAAAGCTTAGGGCCATGATATTAGAATTTCCAAATGTAAACAGTATCTGTGAGTTTAAGGAAACTTTTAGGGAGAAAGTAAAAGGAACTCTTTATGTAGACTGGCACAGTATTCCTCTTAAGTATCTCAGGTAAAGTTAAGAAGGAAAATGCATTTTTAGAAGAGATTTAGTTAGTTATGTGAGATTGGGTTGAGTGATCTGTCTGGGCCTGGTTATGCATGCTGAGAAAGGTTTTCACCTCATTTTTGATCTAAAGAATAATTAATTCTTTTAGAAAATGGGAATCCACTCTGGGGGGCAAGTGTACCTGTGCAGTAAGGGTCTTTGCAATGGCTCCACTGCAGCGACAGGAGACTCTGAAAGTTAAGTCGGTCTGGTTACGTGTATCAGCAGCTTCCATTACATCATTCTGAAGTTCTTGaaattttccttcttcagtgataAAATTTCCTTGCTCcaatagtttttcttctatttgtttttcCAGCTGGCATTCCTTAGTCTCTTGGATCTCTTGGAtttgttctgttttcaatttcttaGCAGCGGTATCATCTTCTCCTACTTTCCTTTTGAGTGGGTTAGCATTTTTGTGagaaagtttttccttttttgcatcaAGTTCAAGAAGATTCTTCCAAATTGAAATGGCATTCAACCAACTTTCAGGATCATCATTTATAAGTCTTTGcagttcattaaatatttttcctaaataaGTAAAATCTCAGTTTATCCTTTACTGAAGCAATTCACACCCTCAAATCCCATtacctttatttctttaaaataaatttaattgctACATGAATACTGATTTCCCTTTTATCTGGACTTATATAATTTAACTTAAGAATACTGTGCAGAATAAAGTTCATTCACGTATTCCATATTTAACATCAAACCTGTTTTAAAATTCCTATAAAGTTACCATTTACTTTAGCAAGATCATTTGTCCTATGATAACATATGTATCTCTTTGATATACACAGAGATGTACAATGTCTGTTGATCTTTAACGTAATGCTGATCTTGCCtataaaaaattaagttttaagaAATAGAGTAAATTGCAAAACAGAGCTCAAAAACAGAGCAACTGAATCTTGAGACTATTTAAGACCACAAAATATTAGCAGAGATCATAAAACGAGTTTCCACAAAGTAACATTTCAGATACACAACTCATTCATAATTTAGGAACTGGCAGTCATGCTTAGTAAAATGTAATCTTTTCTCGATAAACAAAAGCCATCAAGATGATCAAGGAGTAATTACTGTAGTTCTTTAAAGATGAAAGTGTGTGGAATATTGGGATGAAATCATACTGACCTTACAATGTAATATCTGAggatttgttttaaaacaatttttctgTCCCATTTTGATTTCTCGCCATCTGAATTGCTCCTGACACAGTTTACTATAGGCTGTGATGACATGATTTCTTGTGCACAAGCAGCAATCAAAATAAGGTTTAAGCAATGTTTTATCCAGCTGTAGCTGATCCTTTTTTGCTTTTGCCAATATCTTTACATTATTTCAGCAGCATATTTATAAAAGTAGGGAGTGGATAAGAAATCTCTTAAGCCCTCTTTAACTCTAATGCTTTATCAATTTAACGTTCCCCACAATAGGAAATTTTACTATGTAGTATTTTCCAATTATATCACTCATCAGGTAAAATTTATAGTTCTGACCAATTATTTAAATCAATGCATTCGGGGTTATTACATGCTCctaaatctaaataaatgaacCAACCATATATAGCCTTAGAGAAGCTGTCTGATCATAATTTTCAAGGAAGAAACGTGACTTAGGACACTAAAATCTCAGAAGGAAGGCAGCACATTGGTCAAGCACTTgtaaaagagaagaaacacaATTAGGTGATAATATtcaggaaatacagaaaaataactaATTAATGATCCCAGGGGTATGAATGAttcttaaaaatgtgaaatgGCTACATATTAATTTCCAAGCAAAAAACTTTGGAGTGTACTATATCATGTAGATAAAAGCAACAGGTATACACCTACCTTTACTTacagaagaaacaggaaatgGAAGCTGCTTTTTAATCAGCAAAAATAACCTTTCTGCAGATTTCAATTGTTTCAGCATATTCAAGTCAGAACAGGCAGTGAAAAAAACTTTTCCTGAAATGTATTCAACCTAGAgatagaaaaaaaagatattaatgtaGTTTAATGTCAGATTAAGAATcatttccctcccttcccccttacTGCATTAAAACATAGCATCTAGACTAACAATAGTAAAAATGCCTATTTCTGAAGCATCTACTATTCATTAGACTATCCTAGGCACTCTGAATGTTTTTCCCCCTCATCCTGTAACAACCCTCTAAGGTATattttatcatctccattttatagattaggaaattgaggcttagagtGGTTAAATAATTTGTATGAAGTCACATAGTCAGTGACCAAGACAGTAATCTTTCTGTGTTACCTTTTGGAAAGTGTGTGTGCactctactaaaaaaaaaatagaacacaaaATACTGATTATCAAATCTCACACAACTACTAAAAGTGGGCAAGGGAAAGGCAAAATGGATAGGACAAATCAGGTGTCTAGACCAAGTTTAACCTAATCAGTAGGTATTTATTAAACATCTACCTCATGGTCTACAAGGAAGCATAGAGTATAAACCCTAAAGATGAATAATAATCTAAAAGGCACATACTGACAtacaattaaaatgtaaaatgtataaGACAACAACTTGCATTAAGCCCAGGAGAaaagtaaaatgttaataaatgttTTGATAAGTTGCAGGTACAATAAGCATTACTAACGATGGAAGCCATCATTAGTAAAAGTCTTGGGAAAGAATCCTGTAAGATTTGGTAAGAGGGATTCTCACAAAGGAATGAAGGGGAAGAATGCAGAGGTGGGCATGACAATCTGGTGAAGTAAACTGTAAGAGAGCATGGCCACCTCTGCTGTGTGATGCCGACTGAGGGTGTCAGGCGGATGGATGGTGTAGCTCAGGCCCAGCTTGAAAAGTAGTCACGATTTTACCCCAGATGGTAATGGTTCACCATCAGAGACTTCTGATGAAAACTATGACAGTGCGAAACTAGCTGGAAGAAAGATTTCTGTGGATGGGGCATAAAGGACTGAGTGCTGAATGTGATGCTGGGGGGAGAAGTAGATTACTGAGGGAGAAATAATGAACCACTTGGCCGTGGGAACCGGACGATGGACAGAAGCAAGAGTGTGCATCAAACTGAAAGAGGCTTGAAAGACAGGATAGATATGTGGAcagtcagagaagaaaggaaCATGAAAAGAGCACTGACTCCGAGAGTCAAGCGAGGTCCAGCACATGACGCTCAGTGCCAATGGAGTCCTAAACCTTTTGGGTCAACCCAACCCCCTCAAGCTCAGGATGGATGTGGGTGATCCTAGCAGTCTCCTTTTAGCAGTGGCCTCGGGCTAACTAACATGGTTTTAAGTCATCTCCTAGGACTGAGGCAACTATGGAACCAGGGGTGTTCCATGTGTACAGGCAGCTCCCACTCAGTGGGAACTTGAACTCCAAGTGTATGGTATGTTTGATCTGACCTGTTCTAATTAAGCTTTTGGGGTGGTAATTTCTAAAGTTATACTCTAGCTTGATAAAGAAGAATCTCTGCTGGGGAAGCCCTAAGTTGATGACAATTAAAACCCCAATACTTCTATAGTTGTAAGATTAACAAGTTCTGGGATTCTGATGTATAGCATGGTGAGTTTGGCTAATAATTCTGTATTACCTAgctgaaagttgctaaaagagtagatcttaaatgttcacATCAAAAAAGTAATGCTGATTACATGATGGGATGGAGGTGTTAGCTAATGCTATAGTGGTCATCATTTTGcaacatataaatgtatcaaatcaccTTAAATAAtgctatatattaattatatctaaATAGAgctggaaaaacaaataaattttaaaaactccaaaGACTTTAGGTACTAGCAATGCACCTAAGACAGACGGAGGAAGTAGGGAGTGAAAAGAATGTTTAGGAATCAATATTTAAGGGGATAATGAAGTAACCAAAACAAGAAGTTCTGGTTTTTACAATTTACTTCTTTCTCATTACAAAGGTGACATTTTCCCACTAAAGTCAAAATTGAATACCTCAAAATGCTTAGAACttggaaacaaaattttaaaaggtaattttttttaaagtttagattTTGTTACTTAATCTAAAAGTATAATTGATATTAAGCCATCACATGAAATAGCCAGTTAAGATTCTGGGGgaactgaaataaatattttactgtaaATCTATGGTTCTAAGATTCAAGTCTTATAAACAAACTAATACAAACATCTAGACCAGTCTAGACATTAAATTAGTTATTTAATAGTACAAAGATCTTTTCTCATTTACTTGAGTATCAAGGGAGACAATTTATATAATgaacttctaaaaatattttattggagggtgtggagaacaaaaaattttttcgACTGAAAATCAAGTTAATTAAGAAGACCTAAAAGGTACTTTAATCTACTGGGGTGCTCAATCATAAGAATAATATGTGTTTAGCCacttaaaatgttaaatacatTCTAAAAATCAACACCAACACTggtttattctgtttatttaaaaaaattaacattaggCCTACATTCCTTTTATAAGAAATGAGCATGTAATCAGAAGTAGTTTATGAAATGGTAAAACAGCCACTGTGAGAATCAATCATATACATGAAAGTGCTTTAATAGCTCACTTTTTGTATTCTATCTCAAAGTAGTAGAAAAATGAGTTTTGGTGTTTATGGTTTCAAACTGTGTTGAAGCTACTGTtactcattttctttattgtttgtaACTGATCATATTCAATTATAATAATTAGGGAGGGCTGTGGCATTTTAGAATATTTCACACTAGTATTTGTTacttgaaaatttatttatatatccaatctgttttttccatttggaattaaatcattaaaaatgtCTAAAACCAACTGGTTTTATCTCTAACACTTCAGAAGATGAAATAACAgcctttattaaaagaaaaaacagctcTGTTGTCAGCTAGAATATCTAAGCAGTtagtatttttgcttttcttttaaaatttagggAGTCAGATCTAATGCAAAGATGAAAAGCTTAAGCCAAGGCAAAAAGGTAAGGTACAGTACAAGGAGATACCAAAGTTTCCTAATTCTACAGATGCCATTTAATTTTGGAATTAATTTTGAAGTGCTAGGTGAAGGACTGAGGTGGGGTGTGAgcttttgtgtttcattttagaagagagaattaaaaatatatattttacttaatttttaaaaatgtatccaaTCTACAGGGAATGCACAGAATCTTCAGAGAAGCTTATGTAATCATCCcattaaatgaaataactgaaataactCGACTATCTGCTTAACGCTACTATGTGGGCTGTTTCGCTATGTGGGTTTTTAAAGGCTGATTAATCAACTGACTGGGCCTCCTGGCTCCCTGGCATTGCAGACACCTCTACTAAAGTGAATTTTATCTTCAAAATTactgtttctacttttatttttataataacagTATTTAACACATTAAACAGAATTACAAAGTAAAGCTTAACTTTACCCAATACATTTCTTTAAGGTACGCTATACACTCCATATtagagtatatatttatatgctataaattaaatatttaaaaatacccaGGAACCTATATAGAGGCTTGCCCCAACACCAGAGGAAAATCAAGCCTGAACGTGACCAAGTGCCAGCTATAACTTATAGGACTCCAATTTagaggaaatacagaaaatagaGGAACATGTCAAACTACACCATGGAGGTGCAAACGGCAAACACTGAGAACAAGCAGAGAGGTCAGTTTTTTAATAATGAAGCATATGCAGATTGGGTCAAGCCTTCTCTAGTTTTCACACCAGGAACTCTAAGTGaacatctgaaaaaaacaaaaatcagagcgGCATGGTGTCATGGCTTCGAAGTGTTCGAGGAGCTGGAACCAGGTGCCAACCTGCCTAGGTTGAACATGATAACATGTCTGATTTCACAGGCAGCGTGGgtgtgaatcccagctctgccattttctGGTTCCATGACATGATTATTTTATTGGACTTACTTGTGCTTCATTTTCCACTTCCGTTCAATGTGGAGCTCACCTCAAAAGATAGGGTTGCTGTGAAAGTTAAGTGTCTGTCATATTAAATGCTTAACCCATGTCCGCAGTTGCTATCATACTGTTGCTTTTTCAGACTAGCTACATTCAACACTCTATGATGTTCGGTGACTAAAACCACAAACGTCAGTTAGTGTAACAAGGCTGATGTCATTCTTCATGAGCCTCTCTATCCTCCTCTCCCCAATCATCATCACAGAAACTCCTTTTGTGAGCTTTCAACACTTCAGGAGTCCTGGGAGTGGAGTGGTCAATTTCTTTCAATAAGCTTTCATTTTCCAAAAATACATCATTCACACTGTCATATATAATCCCATCAAGACATTGGAGCCTTTTTCTATTACATCCTTTCCCTGTTTTCAAGAAACAGGCTCAGCATGTACTAGAACGTAAACTGATGTTTACAACTTTCTTCATTTCATCGAAATTAACAGTGTAATAATTCCAGCAACTGCTAACTTCCTTCTCTGAGGCATCCTAGAgtatttttctgctgctgctaagccgcttcagtcgtgtccgactctgtgcgaacccacagacagcagcccaccaggctcccccgtctctgggattctccaggcaagaacactggagtgggttgccattgccttctccaatgcatgaaagtgaaaagtgaaagtgaagttgctcagtcgtgtccgactcttagcgaccccatggactgcagcccaccaggctcgccgtccatgggattttccaggcaagagtactggagtggggtgccattgccttctccaagagtatTTTTCTAGCTACTATTTACTGCGGATTTACACTGTACTTAAATAACCTCTATCATTGAATCCTTCCAACAGTCCTAGGAGATAAACACAGTGTCAGGAAACTGACAAAAATAGCTGAACCTGAcgattatatttgcattttaaagctGGAGAAAGAATTCTCACAGGTCTAATTCTAATTATAGGCACTatcaaacatttttctttaaagaatctaGGAAGTAACTCGCATCAAtcgctcttttttaaaaaaaaccttcagCCTTGACAGTGACAGATGTGTAGGGGAAAGGGCTGGCGGGTCTTTCTGGCAGTAATTAAAGGACCTGCCAGCAGAACTGGGTTCGCGGGCAGACAGTGACGAGTTCGCGTCGCTTTCGCGGGTCGAGGGCCGACCCCAGCGGGGAGGGACCACGGGGAGGGACCACGGgcaggggtggggcctgggccgCCCTGCTTCGCGCTCCAGCTCGCTGCGAGGCCGACTCACCTGGGTGGCAGCGAGCCGCTCCCGCACCTCCCGGATCAGGAAGGGCTCTAGGCCGCGGCCCGCTGTGCAGAAAAACTGGGCGCGCGCCGCAGGCCCGGAACGGGGACCTCCGGGAACCACCGCCATGGCAGCTGGGGTCACGTGGCCTCGGGTGCGCGCGGCGCGGCCCCGAGGTCCCGGAGGCGGCGCGCAGGGGCCGAAGGGCCGGGTGTTGCCAAGGGCGAGCCAGGCCGGAAGGTCCCAGGAACTTCTGATCGGCTGGGGGGTGCCCTGTGGGTCTCCTTGGTTAACGGATTGGAAGGAAGCTCGCTGATTAGGCATCTGGAATTATTTAGAATCCCAGGTGGAAGGGATGTGATTGGGATATATAACTGGGAAGAATAAAGACTGTCATTGATCTGTTAGATCCTTAGATGCTATCATGGCGCAGCTTTGCCTCTGATATCATGGCTTCGCTATGCTAAAGAAATGAATGACGACTATAGCAAAGCAACATAAAGTGTGAAAGACTGGAGGGAGTAACTGATGGCGTTGCTTTAAATATCCATTAGATTTTACCTCAGTTCTTCCCCGGTAGTGAGAAAGGGGATAAGATTACTGGTTTGTGCTAATATTGAGACATCCTATTCCAACTGATTGATTGTTGgggtataaaataaatgaataatattttcaaatcaatattttttaaggTGGGAAAATGAAGCCTTAAAAATGATTTCCCTGTAACACCTGTACTGCTACTCTTTAAATGAC includes:
- the THUMPD2 gene encoding THUMP domain-containing protein 2 isoform X2, which encodes MAVVPGGPRSGPAARAQFFCTAGRGLEPFLIREVRERLAATQVEYISGKVFFTACSDLNMLKQLKSAERLFLLIKKQLPFPVSSVSKGKIFNELQRLINDDPESWLNAISIWKNLLELDAKKEKLSHKNANPLKRKVGEDDTAAKKLKTEQIQEIQETKECQLEKQIEEKLLEQGNFITEEGKFQELQNDVMEAADTRNQTDLTFRVSCRCSGAIAKTLTAQEVGRVIGIALMKQFGWKANLRNPNLEIFIHLSDIYSVLGIPVFRVPLACRAYIKTAGMRSTIAWAMASLAEIKAGAVVLDPMCGLGTILLEAAKEWPNCHCHQKVSILLFLIFHLGKSLS